The genomic region GCTCGCCAGCCTCGTGGAGATTGTCGGCATCTCCGTCGGTGAAATCAAAGGTCCCGTTGCCCGCTCCGATGACCGGCGTCGCAGGATTCCCGTCGTGGTCGTATCCGGTGTCGTTGTATGCCTCGGCCGCCGGCGGATTGACCACCTGAGAAAGGCCCTGGTCGAACTGGATGCAGCACTGCGACCACGTGTCGTTCATCGTCCTCAGGCCATCGGTGACCACCGTGGCTCCACCGACGGCAGCCCCTCCGGCAGCAACCCGCAGCCGATGGAAGCGAACCGAGTTCGTCCTTGTCTCGTCATTGGGCTTCTTGTCACAGACGTCGACGACGGCGCCACTCGTCGATCCCGCCTTGGTGTAGGTCGCCATCACCTTGCCATCGGCACGACCGAACATCGTGACATCGTCAGCGCCGTCATCGGTGCCATCGACGTCCGGTGCCTGCGCGAAGTTATCGTCCACTTGGTCGGCCTGGCGGGCGATGGTCAAAACGAACGCCGTCGAGCGATGCACGTCGTTGCCCTGCGCCGTCAGCGTCATGGCGTTGACCTGATCGAGAGCCGCACCGTTGTTGGGATTGATGTTGAGGTCGAAGGACTCCTTGTCGGCCGTTGGACCGGCGCCGGCGGCGCGGTCGGTGACCCGCACGTAGTAGCGCTCGGCCTCCGTGTCCTCAAAGTTGTTGCGCACCGACGGCGCCGCGGCGGTGCCCTGGAAGGACGCCTCCCAGCGACCGACCTGGATGTGATCCGTCGCCGTGGTGCCCGAGTTGTCGGTGATCTCGAGACCGAAGACGGTCACCCGCACCGCGTCCCGCGCCACCCACACGGCCGGGCCGGGACCGTCCGGGTCGAGCTCGACCAGAATGCGGTCCGGGTCCGGAGTGCTGGCTCGGATGCCCTCGAGGAAGAGGTCGACGTCGCGATCACTCGAAGTGAACCCGACCTCCGTGGCGCGATAGACCTCGCCGGTGTGGATGTAGTTGCCGTTGGCGTTGACCCGCTCCTTGCGCCGCGCCGGGGCCCCCTTCTGATTCCAAATTCGCAGGTTGCCCGCAGCCGGCGTCAGCGTCGCCGGATTCGGTGTCGTCGGCATCGCCGCCGGGTCCGAGGCGCTGTAGGTGAAGCGCACGGTGGCGACGTTGATGTCCACCGGCGCCGGAATCTCCAGCACCATACGGACATCGTCGTTCTCCTGCGGATTGACGTCGTCGAGGGACATCAGGGTGTCGCGGTTCCAGCCATCGGCCCAGTCGACGATGCGATCGTTGTCGTCGTCGTCACCGTTGACCGGCACGTAGCGACCGTCCTGGTCGTTGCGATCCTCGAGATCGTCTTCGGCGTCGGTCCGGTGCGGACCGAAGTCGGCGGTGGTGCGGTTGTTGTCGCTGTCGACATCGAGGTCGATCGTGATCACCGTCGCCACCACCGTGTCGGTGAGCACTTCGGTGAAGGCATAGCCGTCCTTCTCGTAGGTGCACTCGTAGGTCAGGGTCATGGCGACATCGCCCAGAGCGTTGCTCGGCAGCACTCCTTCCACCGCCACGTTCTTAGGGTTGGGCACCAGCGGTGCCGGGAAGGTCACTCCCGACGGAATGATGCTCGGCGGGTTGTTGTCCATGTCGTAGACCTGAACCTGGTTGGGATAGGTCAGAGTCCACTTGTCCGGCGGCGTGTTGGGAGACAGCTCCATCACCATCCACACCGGATCGTCCTCCGGTGGATTGCGCAGAATCGGCTCCACCGTCAGATCCTTGCGGTTGTCGCCGTTGTCGTCATCGTCGTTGAGACCAATGTACTTGCCCGGCGGGTTCTCTTCGATGGCGTCCTCGAAGGCCGAGCGATCCGGCAGGCCGACGCCGTTGTTGTTGTCGCTGTCGATATCGAGATCGACCGCACAGCGGCTGCAGGGCACCTCTTCCGTCGGCCAGTGATTGCCGGCATAGAGCTCGCCAGCGGGATCGAAGCTGCCGTAAGAGAACAGGAAAATATCTTGCTCGTCGTCCTCGTCGTGCTCGTAGGGGGCGCCCACCGGCGGCAGATCGGTGATCGTGCCGGCGGTGACGTGCACCGCCTCGGAGCCGGTGTGGAAGGTCATCCCGAGCTCCGGCAGCTCGATGTCGAAGAAGAGATCGAAGGAGGCCTCGCCGGCGATCAGCTTGCCATCGGCATCGACCTCGTGAACCAGGATCTGGCCGCGCGAGATGCGATCCGGCCGCTCGCGCAGAATGACCGGCCCGAGGCCCGCGATCTCACCGCCGAGCTCGAGCCGCCCCATCTCCGTGTGAATCACCTGGCCGGCCTCGTAGGGCGCCGGCTGCAGAAAGACCTCGGCCGGCTGGAGGCCATCGGACGAGAGATCGATGTGGACCTCGAAGAGCTCGGAAGGATCGATCGGCTCGGAGGTGGCGGCGGCGAAGGGCCCAGCGAGGAGCGCCAGCAGGCTGGTGCTGAAGGCGACGGTGGTCTCACCGGTGGATTCGAACCAATCCTCGTCCGGCGTATCCGGTGGATAGGGCGGCACCGGCTTGGTCGGGATATGCGACGAATGACAGATCCAGCCGACCTGGAGATTGCCGTTCTCATCCCGCGTGTAAACCGGTACCGGCTCGCCGATGTTGGGCTCGTAAGGATCGTTGATCGGCGGCAGCTCGGTGACATAGGTGTTCTCCATCACGATCGGCTTGTCGCCGGTATCGAAGGCGAACCCCAGATCCGGCAGCTCGATCTCGACGAAGACCTCGAAGGAGCTACTGCCGGCGGCGAGCTGGCCGTCGAAAACCTTCTGGACTTCCACCGTACCGCTCGACACCCGGTCGGCGCGCTCGCGCACTAAGACCTGGCCGAAGGAGCTGTCGAACACCCCTAGCTCGAGCTGGGTCATCTCGGTGGTCAAGACGTCGCCTTCCTTGTAGGGCGGAGCCGGACGCTCGACGATCGCCGGCGCCAGACCGGTCGACGACAGCTTCAGCACCGATCCCGAGGAGCAGCTCGGATCGTCGGGATCGAGGGTGAGCTCGACGGTGGCGGTGGAGAGAAACCCCTCCGTGATCGGCTCGGCCGGAATCGGCGAGTAGATTTCGCCATCGGCCCAGAGCTCGTAGACGGCGTCTACCCGCTCCGCCGAGAAGACGAATTTGCCACCGACACCGGAGGATGGATAGACCGGCGTTTCCGACGTCACCTTCCACTGCACCTGGCGCTCGAAGCCGGCCGGTCGGGTGAGAGCGTAGAAGATCTTCTCCGAGTTGCCCGCGTTGGCCGGATCGGCCTTGATCACGACCTCGTAGCGCTCGAAGGTGAGGGCGCGATCACGCCCCGCCGGCCCGGCTCGCACGGTTTGCGTGCCAGCCGATCCCGCCGCCAGCTCCAGGCGCGGACCGAGCTCGAGGCGCGGACGACCGTCGACGGTCCACTCGATCAGGGAATCGAAAATCGCCGGCTGAGCCCGCACCGCCAGCTCCAGGGTCGCTTCGGCGGCCAACCCGTAGGTCCCGCTCGCCCGCTGCTGCAGACGGTAGGGCGCCTCGTCGACCAGCGCGACGTCGGCCGGCCCCACGGCGACCTGCGACGCCGCGATCTCGACCACTTCGAGAAGGCTGCCATCGGTCAACCGCTGGCCGTTCGGGAGCACGTACTCCACCAGCACGCGCTGACGCCCCACCTTTTCGGGCTGCACCTCGGCCAGGGACCAGCGCTCGTCGCGATAGATCTCGCGCGCTCCCTGCCACACCACGCGAACGCTCGGATGGGTGGCGCGCAGGAAACGCAGCGTCGCTCCCTGCGGCACCGCCATCTCCGCCGGCGCGAGGTGCCAGGCGGTGGTCAAGCCGGCGACCGGCCCCAGCAACAGCCGATCCCGAGGCAGGGCATCGCTCACCGCCGCCAGCTCGCCGGCGATGGCGAGCTCGGCCGCCGGCGTCAGGCCGCTTCCCCAGGCAGGGAAGACGAAAAGGAAGAGGGCAAGGGGCAACAGCACCACACGGGCCGGGAGCCATCTCGGCATGGGGCACCTCCTGGGTTCTCGGTCAGGCCGAGGCCCACCGAGGCCATTCAGTAAATTTTCGGGTTCCTATTTATAGAAGTGCATAACTATCGGGAATATGGGACAAGCTCGAAAGTTCTGATAGCCTTTTGACGATAAGTTGCCATACGGCATCGCATCGGCACCGCTGGCTCTGGAAGTGTCATCCGCGGCACCCCTCTCCCCAACGAGCACGCACCGCCGGAGCTTCACCTTCGACGGAGACCTGGAACCGCCATGACGTTGTCGCAGGCCGCTCCCTCACCGCATCCCATCCGCTCTCTTGCGCTCATCGGTATCGCCCTGCTGCTCTCCGCCGGCAGCCTCGACGGCCAGAACCTGACGGTTTACGACGACGCCCTCGCCGCCGGCTTCGACAACTGGAGCTGGGCGACCCACGACCTCGACAACCCGTCTCCAGTGGCCTCCGGCAATCGCTCGATCGCCTTCGAAGCGGACAGCTGGGAGGGCGTCTTCTTCCACTCCCAAAGCCTGCTCGATCTCGCCGATTGGGATGCTGTCGAGGTCGCCGTGCACGGTGGCGCCAGCGGTGGTCAGAGCTTCCGGCTGTTGCTGCAGCTCGGCGGCACCGTCATCGGCGAGGTCGCCACCGCGGCGGCGCCGGCCGGCAGCTGGCAGCGCCGGACCCTCGACCTGCGCGCCGCCGGCCTCGCCTTCGGCAACTTCGATGGCGTCGTCTTCCAGGACACCAGCGGCGGCGACCAGCCGCCCCTCTTTCTCGACGAGATCGCCCTGCGCCGGGACGACTCGCCGCCCCCTCCGCCGCTACCGGTGGCGGTCGACGTCGATCCCCGCGCCGATCGCCGCGCCATCGATCCTCGGATCTACGGCATCAGCTTCGGAGACCCGGACCGCAATGCCCTCGTCGGCTATCCGTTCCGGCGCTGGGGGGGCAACTCGGTGACCCGCTACAACTGGGAGACGGCGGTGCACAACACCGCCTCCGACTACTTCTTTCAGAACATCCCCGACCCGGTGACCGATCCGGCGCTGCTGCCTCACGGCTCGAGCTCCGACAACTTCGTCGACGAGACCCTCGCCACTGGCGCCGAGGTCTTGCTGACGGCGCCGGCCATCGGCTGGGTTCCCCTCGACGCGAGAGAGAAGAAATGGAGCTTCTCGCAGATCAAGTACGGCGCCCAGGAAAGTGACGAATGCCGCTTCTACGGCGCCTCGCCACCGCCCTGGTGTACCGCCGACAGCGGCAATGGCGACTGCAACCCGGCGGTCAACACCAGCGGCTTCTGCTCCGCCGACGGCGAGATCGTCGGCAACGATCCCGCCGACACCTCGAAGGCGGTGACGCCGTCCTACATCGGCGACTGGGTGCGCCACGTCGTGTCGCGGGTTGGCACCGCCGCGGCCGGCGGGGTGCGCTACTGGGCGATCGACAACGAGCCGATGCTGTGGAACTCCACCCATCGCGACGTGCATCCCGATCCGGTCACCTACGACGAGCTGTGGAGTCGCACCCTGGCCTACTCGGCGGCGATCAAGGATGCCGACCCCTCGGCCGAGGTCTTCGGCCCGGTGGTCTGGGGATGGTGCGCCTACTTCAGCTCCGCCTCCGACGCCGCCTTTCCCAACGGTAGCTGCACCGACGGCCCGGACCGCCAGAGCCACGGCAATCTGCCGCTGCTCGAGTGGTACCTGCAGCAGGTCTGCGCCGAAGAGACGGCCAACGGCCGACGCCCGATCGACTACCTCGACATCCACGTCTATCCCCAGGACGGCATTGCCGGCCTGGACGGCCCGGGGGAGGACCCGGACACTGCCGCCCGCCGCCTGCGGTCGGTGCGCGAGCTGTGGGATCCGACCTATGTTTCCGAATCTTGGATCAATCAGCCGATCTACCTCATCCCCCGGCTGCGCTCGTGGATCGATCAGCGCTGCCCCGGCGTCGGCCTCGCCTTCACCGAGTACCGCTGGGGCTCGGACGACGGCGCCAGCAGTGCCCTGGCCCACGCCGAGGCCCTCGCTCTGTTCGGCCGGGAAGGGGTCGATGTCGCGGCTCGCTGGGTGGCACCGGAAGCCGACAGTCGCGTCGAAGATGCCTTCGAGCTG from Acidobacteriota bacterium harbors:
- a CDS encoding glycoside hydrolase family 44 protein, encoding MTLSQAAPSPHPIRSLALIGIALLLSAGSLDGQNLTVYDDALAAGFDNWSWATHDLDNPSPVASGNRSIAFEADSWEGVFFHSQSLLDLADWDAVEVAVHGGASGGQSFRLLLQLGGTVIGEVATAAAPAGSWQRRTLDLRAAGLAFGNFDGVVFQDTSGGDQPPLFLDEIALRRDDSPPPPPLPVAVDVDPRADRRAIDPRIYGISFGDPDRNALVGYPFRRWGGNSVTRYNWETAVHNTASDYFFQNIPDPVTDPALLPHGSSSDNFVDETLATGAEVLLTAPAIGWVPLDAREKKWSFSQIKYGAQESDECRFYGASPPPWCTADSGNGDCNPAVNTSGFCSADGEIVGNDPADTSKAVTPSYIGDWVRHVVSRVGTAAAGGVRYWAIDNEPMLWNSTHRDVHPDPVTYDELWSRTLAYSAAIKDADPSAEVFGPVVWGWCAYFSSASDAAFPNGSCTDGPDRQSHGNLPLLEWYLQQVCAEETANGRRPIDYLDIHVYPQDGIAGLDGPGEDPDTAARRLRSVRELWDPTYVSESWINQPIYLIPRLRSWIDQRCPGVGLAFTEYRWGSDDGASSALAHAEALALFGREGVDVAARWVAPEADSRVEDAFELFLNYDGAGARVDGDSVRARSDRPDDLGTYAIAGPGGELWLVLINRATGDLEAEIEVAEPLTGATAAVYRFSSSDSLAPDGTVPVSGDRLTVVMPARSVALVVTGIATGVLFADGFESGNTAAWTAAVQ